From the genome of Flavobacterium luteolum, one region includes:
- a CDS encoding bestrophin family protein → MITYNTKDWFTFIFHFHKSDTVRKLFTIMIAIGIYATIVCYLELQYFKVTKNDYIYNIPMMHGMLGFVISLLLVFRTNTAYDRWWEGRKLWGGLVNNSRNLAIKLSAILKDENDRKFFRKYIPMYAEILNIHLKDEETSKQLFEDVDLEIDHHKHKPNQLKRIMYHKINDLYDAGKISGDQLITINEELVAFTDICGACERIKNTPIPYSYSAFIKKFIFFYTMTLPFGYSVSLGYLVAPVVVFIFYVLASLELIAEEIEDPFGNDENDLPTRKISENIKKHVEELI, encoded by the coding sequence ATGATTACATACAATACCAAAGACTGGTTCACTTTTATTTTCCATTTTCATAAATCGGATACGGTCCGAAAATTGTTTACGATTATGATTGCAATTGGAATATATGCCACTATTGTATGTTATCTCGAACTTCAGTATTTTAAGGTAACCAAAAACGATTATATTTATAACATTCCGATGATGCATGGAATGCTTGGATTCGTGATTTCACTTTTGCTCGTTTTTAGAACCAATACGGCTTATGATAGATGGTGGGAAGGCCGTAAACTTTGGGGCGGACTTGTAAATAACAGCCGTAATCTAGCTATAAAACTTTCGGCAATTTTAAAAGACGAGAATGACAGAAAGTTTTTTAGAAAATATATTCCGATGTATGCTGAAATTCTGAACATCCATTTAAAAGACGAAGAAACCAGCAAACAACTTTTTGAAGATGTTGATTTGGAAATTGACCATCACAAACACAAACCAAATCAGTTAAAAAGAATAATGTATCATAAAATTAACGATTTGTATGATGCGGGAAAAATATCTGGCGATCAGCTTATTACCATAAATGAAGAATTAGTAGCTTTTACGGATATCTGCGGAGCTTGTGAGCGTATTAAAAACACTCCTATTCCCTACTCTTACAGTGCTTTTATAAAGAAATTCATCTTCTTTTATACCATGACACTTCCATTTGGCTATTCTGTTAGCTTAGGCTATCTCGTTGCGCCTGTGGTGGTTTTTATCTTTTATGTATTGGCAAGTTTAGAGCTTATCGCCGAAGAAATTGAAGATCCGTTTGGAAATGACGAGAATGATCTTCCAACAAGAAAAATTTCTGAAAACATCAAAAAACACGTTGAAGAACTGATTTAA
- a CDS encoding PAS domain-containing protein, translating into MDTRLHRPTPSDREVDWNKNKVLLSKTDKKGTILYANEDFIDVSGYDEFELVGQPHNIVRHPDMPKVIFKFLWDSIKSSENIHVIIKNMAKTGRYYWVVTDFKIIADTDGEIVGFFGTRKSVPNEIIVKFIEPLYKKLLQIEETSGMHASEEYLVGFLEERKKTYMEYIDHLIATGKDDKNKISKGLFSGLFEKKNDVKKK; encoded by the coding sequence ATGGATACTAGATTACACCGTCCAACACCTTCGGATAGAGAAGTGGACTGGAATAAGAATAAAGTATTGCTAAGTAAAACTGATAAAAAAGGAACCATTTTATATGCCAATGAAGACTTTATAGATGTTTCTGGTTATGATGAATTTGAGCTTGTCGGCCAGCCTCACAATATAGTTCGCCATCCGGATATGCCCAAGGTTATTTTTAAATTTTTATGGGACAGTATTAAATCCAGTGAAAATATTCATGTTATAATAAAAAACATGGCTAAAACTGGACGTTATTACTGGGTTGTAACCGATTTTAAAATAATCGCTGATACAGATGGTGAAATAGTAGGTTTCTTTGGCACGAGAAAGTCGGTTCCAAATGAGATTATTGTCAAATTTATTGAGCCTTTGTACAAGAAACTTTTACAGATTGAAGAAACCAGCGGTATGCATGCTTCTGAAGAATATTTGGTAGGTTTTCTGGAAGAAAGAAAGAAAACGTATATGGAATATATTGATCATCTGATTGCAACGGGTAAAGACGATAAAAACAAAATTAGCAAAGGTTTATTCAGTGGCCTTTTTGAAAAAAAGAATGATGTGAAAAAGAAATAA
- a CDS encoding efflux RND transporter permease subunit, protein MSLSTTSIKRPVLTIVLNLLIILFGFIGYTFLGVREFPSIDPAQVSIRTNYTGANSDIIESQITEPLEKAVNAIDGIRNITSSSNQGSSNITIEFNLDKDLEEAANDVRDKVSQAIRSLPQDIDAPPVVSKADADSEAIISMTVQSDTRSSLELSDYAENVISQRLETIPGVSAVQIWGQKRYAMRLWIDPAKLSAYGCTVSDVRTALNSQNVELPSGKLTGNNTELTVKTVGNLSKPEEFNNIIIRTDGDKIVRLSDIGGAELGPENLETKLSQSGLPLIGLAIVPMPGANYLDISAEFYKKYEALKKDLPKDIKLNIALDNTIFVKKSVLEVAETLGISIILVIIIIYLFFRDWAIAFRPLIDIPVSLIATFFIMWLFGFSINVLTLLAIVLATGLVVDDGIVVTENIFKKVEEGMSPIEAAIKGSNEIFYAVISISVTLAAVFLPVIFLEGFVGRLFREFGVVIGAAVLISAFVSLTLTPMLNAYLMKGGEQKKSKFYIKTEPFFEKMNSSYAEALTKFMDRKWISFPILIACFGLIYLFFNILPKETAPYDDRSSVTMRMTTPEGSSYDYTDKFMQEISRLIDDSIPEKKVSLVITSPGFSSNSVNSGLVRLTLKDVDERKKSQKEIAEELTKWTKQYPNAKTSVTQQPTIAVNRRGGLPIQYIIQAPNFDKLREKIPVFMNEVGKSDVFSTTDVNLKFNKPEINVTIDRAKAESLGISILDIAQTLQLSLSGQRFGYFIKNGKQYQVIGQFDQKDRSKPLDLTSMFVKNKKGELIQMDNVVNVYEQSNPPQLYHNNRYMSATVSAGLAPGKSMGDGIEEMDRIKAKVLDESFTTDLAGESRDFVESSSNTSFAFGLALLLIFLILAAQFESFIDPFIIILTVPMAVAGALFSLWLFNQTWNIFSQIGTVMLIGLVTKNGILIVEFANQLREQGKPKLEAILEASEARLRPILMTSLAIALGALPIALSLGAASTSRIGMGVVIVGGTIFSLALTLFVIPAIYFMWSRARKHYPEFDHIDEYERESIK, encoded by the coding sequence ATGAGTTTATCAACTACAAGTATAAAAAGACCTGTTTTAACCATAGTACTGAATTTATTAATTATTTTATTCGGTTTTATTGGTTATACTTTTTTAGGAGTCAGAGAATTTCCTTCTATTGACCCTGCGCAGGTATCCATTCGTACCAATTATACGGGCGCCAATTCCGACATTATTGAATCGCAGATTACAGAACCACTTGAAAAAGCGGTAAATGCAATTGACGGAATCAGAAACATTACTTCATCTAGTAACCAAGGAAGCAGTAACATTACAATAGAATTTAATCTTGACAAAGATTTAGAAGAAGCGGCAAATGATGTTCGTGACAAAGTTTCGCAAGCCATTAGAAGTTTACCACAAGATATTGATGCTCCACCGGTTGTATCTAAAGCCGATGCAGATAGTGAGGCGATTATTTCAATGACTGTTCAAAGTGACACCAGAAGCTCTTTAGAATTGAGCGATTATGCAGAGAACGTTATTTCGCAAAGATTAGAAACAATTCCTGGCGTTAGTGCTGTGCAAATCTGGGGACAAAAACGTTATGCAATGCGTTTGTGGATTGATCCTGCAAAACTTTCTGCTTACGGCTGTACGGTTTCAGATGTTCGTACGGCATTAAATTCACAAAATGTCGAATTGCCTTCTGGAAAACTTACAGGAAACAATACTGAATTAACGGTAAAAACGGTTGGTAATCTTTCTAAACCTGAAGAATTCAATAATATCATTATTCGTACAGACGGAGACAAAATTGTTCGATTAAGTGATATTGGAGGAGCAGAATTAGGGCCAGAAAACTTAGAAACAAAATTAAGCCAATCTGGACTTCCGTTAATTGGTCTTGCAATCGTTCCAATGCCGGGAGCAAATTATTTGGATATTTCTGCTGAGTTTTATAAAAAATACGAAGCTTTAAAGAAAGATCTTCCAAAAGATATCAAACTTAATATTGCTTTAGATAATACCATTTTCGTAAAGAAATCAGTACTTGAGGTGGCTGAAACTTTAGGAATTTCAATTATACTGGTTATCATTATTATTTATCTGTTTTTTAGAGACTGGGCTATTGCATTCAGACCTTTGATTGATATTCCTGTTTCTTTGATTGCTACTTTCTTCATTATGTGGCTTTTCGGATTTTCTATCAACGTTTTAACCTTATTAGCCATTGTATTAGCAACAGGTCTTGTTGTGGATGACGGAATCGTAGTAACTGAAAACATCTTTAAAAAAGTTGAAGAAGGAATGTCGCCAATTGAAGCAGCAATTAAAGGTTCTAATGAAATTTTCTATGCTGTAATTTCTATTTCGGTAACCTTGGCAGCGGTATTTTTACCCGTTATTTTCCTTGAAGGTTTCGTTGGACGACTCTTTAGAGAATTTGGGGTCGTAATTGGAGCCGCGGTATTAATTTCTGCCTTTGTATCCTTGACTTTAACACCAATGTTAAATGCTTATTTAATGAAAGGTGGCGAACAGAAAAAATCGAAATTCTATATTAAAACCGAGCCATTTTTCGAAAAAATGAACAGTAGTTATGCCGAAGCTTTAACGAAATTCATGGACAGAAAATGGATTAGCTTCCCTATCTTAATTGCTTGTTTTGGATTAATTTATTTATTCTTCAATATTCTTCCAAAAGAAACTGCTCCTTATGACGACCGAAGCTCTGTAACCATGCGTATGACTACTCCAGAAGGTTCTTCTTATGACTATACAGATAAATTTATGCAGGAGATTTCGAGACTGATTGATGACTCTATTCCAGAGAAAAAAGTTAGTTTGGTTATTACTTCGCCAGGATTTAGTTCAAACTCTGTAAATAGCGGATTGGTAAGGCTTACTTTAAAAGATGTTGACGAAAGAAAGAAATCTCAAAAAGAAATCGCTGAAGAGTTAACTAAATGGACAAAACAATATCCGAATGCTAAAACTTCTGTAACCCAACAACCAACAATTGCAGTAAACAGACGTGGAGGTTTGCCGATTCAATACATTATTCAGGCTCCAAACTTTGATAAGTTAAGAGAAAAAATTCCTGTGTTTATGAATGAAGTCGGGAAAAGTGATGTGTTTTCGACAACAGATGTAAACTTGAAATTTAATAAACCAGAAATCAACGTTACCATTGACCGTGCAAAAGCAGAAAGTTTAGGAATTTCAATTCTTGATATTGCGCAGACTTTACAGCTTTCTTTGAGCGGACAGCGTTTTGGTTATTTTATTAAAAACGGAAAACAATATCAGGTAATTGGACAATTTGACCAAAAAGACAGATCGAAACCTCTGGATTTGACCTCAATGTTTGTGAAAAACAAAAAAGGCGAATTGATCCAGATGGATAACGTAGTAAACGTTTACGAGCAAAGTAATCCACCTCAATTGTATCATAATAACAGATATATGTCTGCAACGGTTTCTGCTGGTTTAGCGCCAGGAAAAAGTATGGGCGACGGTATTGAAGAAATGGACCGAATTAAAGCTAAAGTTTTAGATGAAAGTTTCACTACAGATTTAGCTGGAGAATCACGAGATTTCGTAGAAAGTAGTTCTAATACTTCTTTCGCTTTCGGATTGGCTTTATTGTTAATCTTCTTGATTCTAGCAGCACAATTTGAAAGTTTCATCGATCCGTTTATCATCATTTTAACAGTTCCAATGGCGGTGGCAGGAGCTTTATTCTCACTATGGTTATTCAATCAGACTTGGAATATTTTCAGTCAGATTGGTACGGTAATGCTAATTGGTCTGGTGACCAAAAACGGTATTTTGATCGTAGAATTTGCCAATCAGTTGCGAGAACAAGGAAAACCAAAATTAGAAGCTATTTTAGAAGCTTCAGAAGCGCGTTTACGTCCAATTTTAATGACGAGTTTAGCCATTGCTTTAGGAGCACTTCCAATTGCACTTTCTCTTGGAGCAGCATCGACTAGTAGAATTGGTATGGGAGTTGTAATTGTGGGAGGAACTATCTTTTCTTTGGCTTTAACGCTTTTTGTAATTCCTGCAATTTATTTTATGTGGTCAAGAGCAAGAAAGCATTATCCAGAATTTGACCATATTGACGAATACGAAAGAGAAAGCATTAAATAA
- a CDS encoding TlpA family protein disulfide reductase — MKKKLLLSLWFTFLLLSIGYLFWQNEFQYSLPTPIPKNYHAVTMGSKIELGPCCAFDNKPIFIHFFNPECPCSRFNVPHVSDLIKKYGDKVNFKIVVLNKQKNFTIDEIQQKFDAKIPVYFDEGIAKKCGVFSTPQAVLLDQSHDLYYRGNYNKTRYCTDTKSNYAQMAIDSLLSKKYNPSFNALALRAYGCSLPKCTK, encoded by the coding sequence ATGAAGAAAAAATTACTTCTAAGCTTATGGTTTACATTTTTACTTCTTTCAATTGGTTATCTGTTTTGGCAGAACGAGTTCCAGTACAGTCTTCCAACGCCAATCCCTAAGAATTATCATGCTGTTACAATGGGGTCAAAAATAGAACTCGGTCCTTGTTGTGCATTTGATAATAAACCCATTTTTATACATTTTTTTAATCCCGAATGCCCTTGTTCGCGGTTCAACGTACCACATGTTAGCGATTTAATCAAAAAATATGGAGATAAAGTCAATTTTAAAATCGTAGTGTTAAACAAACAGAAAAATTTTACAATTGATGAAATACAGCAGAAGTTTGATGCTAAAATTCCGGTTTATTTTGATGAAGGAATCGCTAAGAAATGTGGTGTTTTTTCTACTCCTCAGGCAGTTTTACTAGATCAGTCGCACGACTTGTATTACAGAGGGAATTACAATAAAACAAGATATTGTACAGATACTAAAAGCAATTATGCCCAAATGGCTATTGATTCTCTTTTAAGTAAAAAGTACAATCCTTCTTTTAATGCTCTAGCCCTTAGAGCTTACGGATGTTCATTACCAAAATGTACTAAATAA
- a CDS encoding DUF1697 domain-containing protein, whose protein sequence is MKTHLALLRGINVSGHNMMKMEALKAMLENLGFQNVRTYLQSGNVFVDSEEEASKVGFMIKQEIFKVFGHEVPVVMITKENLESCFVNNAFLKEKDADLKKLYVAFVSTTLKKENINDLKISQFKPDEASIDENRIFIKYAVGAGKTRFDQKYIEKKLNVTATIRNWNTVTNLLKMYEE, encoded by the coding sequence ATGAAAACACATTTAGCGCTTTTACGTGGGATCAATGTTTCTGGGCATAATATGATGAAAATGGAAGCTTTGAAAGCAATGCTGGAAAATCTTGGTTTTCAAAACGTAAGAACGTATTTGCAATCCGGAAATGTTTTTGTAGATAGCGAAGAAGAAGCTTCAAAAGTTGGGTTTATGATCAAACAGGAAATATTTAAGGTATTTGGTCATGAAGTTCCAGTTGTTATGATTACCAAAGAAAATTTAGAGTCGTGTTTTGTTAATAATGCATTCTTGAAAGAAAAAGATGCTGACCTGAAAAAACTATATGTTGCTTTTGTTTCAACAACTCTAAAAAAAGAAAACATAAACGATTTAAAGATAAGTCAGTTTAAGCCAGACGAAGCGAGTATTGACGAAAACAGAATTTTCATTAAATATGCTGTTGGTGCTGGAAAAACTCGTTTTGACCAAAAATATATCGAGAAAAAATTGAATGTAACAGCAACAATTCGAAACTGGAATACGGTTACGAACTTGCTTAAAATGTATGAAGAATAA
- a CDS encoding efflux RND transporter periplasmic adaptor subunit has translation MKVKHLIYTLLIITIGGFITYRIISNKGKNDDSKKFNDKKSPTTVNGIVIKTTTFDNNLALSGSIEANEQIEIHSEVSGIVEGIFFNEGSNVTKGQVLLKVNDIELKAQLRQALTREGLAAENARRAKLLLQKEAISQEEADVAKADLASAQAQSQLIRAQISKTSVRAPFSGKIGLRNISPGTYITPTVLVAKLVNTSKLKITFSIPEKYAAEVKSGSIIDFKVSGSDKTYNGKIYAIEPEVAVATRTLQVRALADNADGKLFPGTFADIKLPLNIIKDAIVVPSQAIIPIQDGKKVFIANNGQAKEVMVDATTRTDSSILILSGLKPGDTLITSGVMSLKDEAPIKVQIK, from the coding sequence ATGAAAGTAAAACACCTCATTTACACCCTTTTAATTATTACAATTGGAGGCTTCATTACCTACAGAATTATTTCTAACAAGGGCAAAAACGACGACTCTAAAAAATTCAATGATAAAAAATCTCCAACAACTGTTAATGGAATCGTAATAAAAACAACCACTTTTGACAATAATCTAGCATTATCAGGGTCTATTGAAGCAAATGAGCAAATTGAAATTCATAGCGAGGTTTCAGGTATTGTAGAAGGAATATTTTTTAATGAAGGTTCTAATGTGACAAAAGGACAAGTACTTTTGAAAGTAAATGATATTGAGTTAAAAGCACAATTAAGACAAGCTTTAACAAGAGAAGGTTTGGCTGCCGAGAATGCGAGAAGAGCAAAATTACTGCTTCAAAAAGAGGCAATTAGCCAAGAAGAAGCAGATGTTGCAAAAGCCGACCTTGCTTCTGCTCAGGCTCAAAGCCAATTAATTAGAGCGCAAATTTCTAAAACTTCTGTTAGAGCTCCTTTTTCAGGAAAAATTGGTTTGCGTAATATTTCTCCTGGAACTTACATTACACCAACGGTTTTAGTAGCAAAACTGGTCAATACTAGTAAATTAAAAATCACTTTTTCTATACCAGAAAAATATGCTGCAGAAGTAAAATCAGGATCAATAATCGATTTTAAGGTTTCTGGTTCAGACAAAACTTATAATGGAAAAATTTATGCTATCGAACCAGAAGTTGCTGTTGCAACACGTACACTTCAGGTTCGTGCCCTTGCTGATAATGCTGATGGAAAACTTTTCCCTGGAACTTTCGCAGATATCAAATTGCCTTTAAATATTATTAAAGATGCTATTGTAGTTCCTTCTCAAGCTATTATTCCAATTCAAGACGGTAAAAAAGTTTTTATTGCTAATAACGGACAAGCAAAAGAAGTAATGGTTGATGCAACAACAAGAACAGATTCTTCTATTTTAATTTTATCAGGATTAAAACCAGGAGACACTTTAATTACAAGTGGTGTCATGTCTTTAAAAGATGAAGCTCCAATTAAAGTTCAAATAAAATAG
- a CDS encoding DUF4348 domain-containing protein: MKRYFVLVFVLTMALNTAVFAQSAKTAPEDFNAFFSKFNADPKFQVSRVIFPLKYRANNDDLELVDYTQTKENYKVLTLNRKADEKFLKRTLSIKKSKVTLEERGLDNGIYIDYIYELKDGKWFLKTWVDQST; the protein is encoded by the coding sequence ATGAAAAGGTATTTCGTATTAGTTTTTGTTCTAACAATGGCTTTAAATACTGCTGTTTTTGCTCAAAGCGCAAAAACAGCTCCCGAAGACTTCAATGCTTTTTTCAGTAAATTCAATGCTGATCCGAAATTTCAAGTGAGCAGAGTGATTTTTCCTCTAAAATACAGGGCAAATAATGACGATCTTGAATTGGTGGATTATACGCAGACAAAAGAGAATTACAAAGTGCTTACTTTGAATAGAAAAGCAGACGAAAAATTTTTAAAAAGAACTTTATCGATAAAGAAAAGCAAAGTCACTCTTGAAGAGCGTGGACTAGATAATGGAATTTATATTGATTATATCTATGAATTAAAAGATGGTAAGTGGTTCTTGAAAACTTGGGTTGATCAATCAACTTAA
- a CDS encoding TolC family protein — protein MNIKKIYCTVLILLFCAIQTKAQEVLTIEQAMTIALENNFEIKIAKNNSKINETNVTIGNAGMLPTATASITDNNNLTNSTQVRQDGTSTTLNNAKNNSLNYGVSLGWTVFDGMKMFAKLDQLKELQKLGDAELKRTILLKIAQVNSAYYDLVLQQQQLAALDTTIVISNQRLTLAKNRFSIGKASKLEVLNAQVDLNSDQVALLRQKESYANGKILLNQYLARDPKIDFKVTDEVKVDNKLVLADLMDLAQKQNPGLEAQVINKRIAELQLKQIKADRYPTLRLTSGYNFSESQSSLGFTSETSSKGLNYGFNASMNIFDGFNQHRNEKVAKLQIENSQIAIEQQNTILNTQLSTAFQTYLTNLELIGLEENNEAIARQNLEITLDKFKIGTITTLDFRTAQLNYVNAKVRYSNAQYEAKLSEIALKELAGNINF, from the coding sequence ATGAATATCAAAAAAATATATTGTACAGTACTTATCCTGCTTTTTTGTGCAATTCAGACAAAGGCACAGGAAGTTCTTACTATTGAACAAGCTATGACCATAGCTTTGGAAAATAATTTTGAGATTAAAATTGCCAAAAACAATTCCAAAATAAACGAAACAAACGTTACCATTGGAAATGCAGGAATGTTGCCAACTGCAACGGCAAGTATTACAGACAATAACAATCTTACGAATTCAACACAAGTACGTCAAGATGGTACGTCAACGACATTGAATAATGCCAAAAATAACAGTTTAAATTACGGTGTTAGTTTAGGCTGGACTGTTTTTGATGGAATGAAAATGTTTGCTAAACTAGACCAGCTAAAAGAACTACAAAAATTGGGCGATGCAGAACTTAAAAGAACTATTTTACTGAAAATTGCTCAGGTAAATTCTGCTTATTATGATTTAGTATTACAACAGCAGCAATTGGCCGCATTAGATACTACAATCGTAATTTCGAACCAGCGTCTGACTTTGGCTAAAAACCGTTTCAGTATCGGAAAGGCTTCAAAATTGGAGGTTTTAAACGCTCAAGTAGATTTAAATTCAGATCAAGTGGCTTTGTTAAGACAAAAGGAATCTTATGCTAATGGCAAAATTTTATTGAACCAATATTTAGCGCGCGATCCAAAAATTGATTTCAAGGTTACAGATGAAGTAAAAGTAGACAATAAATTAGTTTTGGCAGATTTAATGGATTTGGCTCAAAAACAAAATCCAGGTTTAGAAGCGCAGGTAATCAATAAACGTATTGCCGAATTGCAGCTGAAACAGATAAAAGCAGACCGTTATCCTACTTTAAGATTAACTTCGGGATATAATTTCTCTGAAAGTCAATCCAGTTTAGGTTTTACCAGCGAAACGTCTTCAAAAGGTTTAAATTATGGTTTTAATGCTTCTATGAACATTTTTGATGGTTTTAATCAGCATCGTAATGAGAAAGTAGCCAAATTACAAATCGAAAATTCGCAAATTGCCATAGAACAGCAAAACACGATTTTAAATACGCAATTAAGCACTGCTTTTCAAACGTATTTAACCAATTTGGAATTGATTGGTTTAGAAGAAAACAATGAAGCTATTGCCAGACAGAATTTGGAAATCACATTAGACAAATTTAAAATCGGGACCATTACAACACTCGATTTTAGAACTGCTCAGTTAAATTATGTCAATGCAAAAGTGCGTTACAGCAACGCACAATACGAAGCAAAATTATCTGAAATTGCCTTAAAAGAATTAGCTGGAAATATTAATTTCTAA
- the recG gene encoding ATP-dependent DNA helicase RecG: MSNNLFETPIEYLKGVGPSRGQLLRKELGIHKYGDLVNLFPNRYIDRTRYYKINELQNTGSEVQIIGKIINIKTVEFAKNKKRLVASFVDDTGQIDLNWFQGHKWIRESLKLNEPLVIFGKCSLYGSQFSMAHPEIELLSEHERSLRSAMQPVYPSTEALANKGISNRTINKLMEQLFLETQALFTETFPPFLIEELKLIPKRAALFNIHFPKSADILAKAQFRLKFEELFFIQLQLITKNLIRKHKIKGHPFDKVGELFNEFYKNHLPFDLTNAQKRVIKEIRTDMGSNAQMNRLLQGDVGSGKTIVAFMSMLLAIDNGFQACLMAPTEILANQHFLGLSEFAKILNINIRILTGSTKTSERKIIHEELESGELKILIGTHALLEDKVQFQNLGLAVIDEQHRFGVEQRSKLWKKNDIPPHVLVMTATPIPRTLAMSLYGDLDISVIDELPPGRKPIQTVHRYDTNRLKVWKFLRDEIAKGRQIYIVYPLIQESEKMDYKDLMDGYESISRDFPLPQYSISILHGKMKPADKDSEMKRFSEGKTNIMVATTVIEVGVNVPNASVMIIESAERFGLSQLHQLRGRVGRGAEQSYCILMTGHKLSSDSKTRMETMVQTNDGFEIAEVDLKLRGPGDLMGTQQSGVLNLQIADIVKDREILSLARNYAMKILKEDSALQKPEHAILRNIFIELTKKKNIWNYIS; encoded by the coding sequence ATGTCTAATAATCTTTTTGAAACTCCGATTGAATACTTAAAAGGTGTTGGTCCAAGCCGTGGACAGCTGCTTCGCAAGGAATTGGGCATTCATAAATATGGAGATTTAGTCAATCTTTTTCCGAATCGATATATTGACAGAACGCGTTATTATAAGATTAATGAATTACAGAATACTGGTTCTGAAGTTCAGATTATCGGCAAAATAATCAACATTAAAACAGTTGAATTTGCCAAAAACAAAAAACGTCTTGTAGCTTCTTTTGTTGATGATACTGGGCAAATTGACTTAAACTGGTTTCAAGGTCATAAATGGATTCGCGAAAGTTTAAAACTCAATGAACCATTAGTGATTTTTGGAAAATGTTCGCTGTATGGAAGCCAGTTTAGTATGGCGCATCCGGAAATAGAATTGCTAAGCGAACACGAAAGAAGTTTACGCTCGGCAATGCAACCGGTTTATCCTTCGACAGAAGCTTTAGCTAATAAAGGCATTTCAAACCGAACCATTAATAAATTAATGGAACAGCTTTTTTTGGAAACACAAGCGTTGTTTACCGAAACTTTTCCGCCATTTTTAATCGAAGAATTAAAGCTGATTCCGAAACGCGCTGCATTATTCAATATTCATTTTCCGAAAAGCGCTGATATTTTAGCGAAAGCACAATTCAGACTGAAGTTTGAAGAACTGTTCTTTATTCAGTTGCAGTTAATTACAAAGAATCTCATTCGAAAACATAAAATAAAAGGACATCCATTTGATAAAGTGGGCGAACTTTTTAATGAATTTTATAAAAACCATCTTCCTTTCGATTTAACAAATGCTCAAAAAAGAGTAATTAAAGAAATCAGAACCGACATGGGAAGCAACGCTCAAATGAATCGTCTGCTTCAAGGAGACGTAGGTTCTGGAAAAACAATCGTAGCTTTTATGAGCATGCTTTTGGCTATCGACAATGGTTTTCAGGCTTGTTTGATGGCGCCAACAGAAATCTTAGCCAATCAGCATTTTCTTGGATTATCTGAATTTGCTAAAATATTAAATATCAATATTCGAATATTAACGGGTTCTACCAAAACTTCTGAAAGAAAAATTATTCATGAAGAATTAGAAAGCGGCGAACTTAAAATTCTAATTGGAACTCATGCTTTACTGGAAGATAAAGTGCAATTTCAGAATTTAGGCTTGGCTGTAATTGACGAGCAGCATCGTTTTGGTGTGGAGCAAAGATCTAAATTGTGGAAGAAAAACGATATTCCGCCACACGTTTTAGTGATGACCGCCACTCCTATTCCGAGAACTTTGGCTATGAGTTTATATGGTGATTTGGACATTTCGGTTATTGATGAATTACCACCAGGCAGAAAACCAATTCAGACTGTACATCGTTATGATACAAATCGTTTGAAAGTTTGGAAATTTCTTCGTGATGAAATTGCAAAAGGCAGACAGATTTACATTGTTTATCCGCTGATTCAGGAATCGGAAAAAATGGATTATAAAGATCTAATGGACGGTTACGAAAGTATTTCTCGTGATTTTCCGTTACCTCAATATTCAATTTCAATTCTTCACGGAAAAATGAAACCAGCCGATAAAGATTCTGAAATGAAGCGTTTCTCTGAAGGAAAAACTAATATTATGGTTGCGACAACCGTAATTGAAGTTGGTGTAAACGTACCAAACGCCAGCGTAATGATTATAGAAAGTGCCGAAAGATTCGGACTTTCGCAATTGCATCAGCTGCGCGGACGTGTAGGCCGTGGCGCCGAGCAAAGTTATTGCATCTTGATGACAGGACATAAATTAAGCTCTGACAGCAAAACGAGAATGGAGACTATGGTACAAACCAACGATGGTTTCGAAATTGCCGAAGTAGACTTAAAACTTCGCGGTCCAGGCGACTTAATGGGAACACAGCAAAGCGGTGTTTTAAACCTGCAAATTGCAGATATTGTAAAAGACAGAGAGATTTTATCTCTAGCCAGAAATTACGCCATGAAAATCTTAAAAGAAGATTCAGCTCTTCAAAAACCCGAACATGCCATTTTAAGAAACATCTTCATAGAGCTGACTAAGAAAAAGAATATTTGGAATTATATTAGTTAA